The Vicia villosa cultivar HV-30 ecotype Madison, WI linkage group LG1, Vvil1.0, whole genome shotgun sequence genome includes a region encoding these proteins:
- the LOC131605348 gene encoding protein PAL OF QUIRKY-like has protein sequence MKSNPKKTTKVLFSYGGKILPRHTDGKLRYTGGHTRVLALSLPISFSELMVKFVELCGSSVTLKCPLPNGDLETLISITSDEDLENIIEEYDRASSSLPHPLKIRAILSPPISLKKVTPPQSSSSSATYSPSGSIYGSSESLNRSNYSPVSLGFFGIRNGAVKGGCYTGQLHGSPRLVYRFGNNYCQ, from the exons ATGAAATCAAATCCCAAGAAAACAACAAAGGTCCTCTTTAGCTACGGCGGTAAAATCCTCCCCCGCCACACCGACGGCAAGCTCCGCTACACCGGCGGCCACACCAGAGTCCTCGCGCTCTCTCTCCCCATTTCTTTCTCAG AGTTGATGGTGAAGTTTGTGGAATTATGCGGTTCATCTGTTACACTCAAGTGTCCTTTACCGAACGGAGATTTAGAGACATTGATTTCAATCACCAGCGACGAAGATCTAGAAAATATAATCGAAGAATACGATCGAGCTTCTTCGTCTTTACCACATCCTTTGAAGATTAGAGCCATTCTTTCACCTCCCATATCTCTCAAGAAAGTAACTCCTCCACAATCTTCTTCGTCCAGCGCAACATACTCTCCGTCCGGTTCGATTTACGGATCCTCGGAATCACTGAACCGGTCTAATTACTCACCGGTTTCTCTAGGGTTTTTTGGTATTCGAAATGGGGCTGTGAAAGGTGGTTGTTACACAGGGCAACTACATGGAAGCCCTAGATTGGTATATCGCTTCGGTAATAATTATTGTCAATGA